The nucleotide window ATTCTTGCAATATCTCCTTTAAACTCGTCTAGAGGCTCAAAAACAGTACCTGTGTAGCCTGCTGAGTAACCAGTATTTAAGTTACCACCAGCTTTAGAGCCATTCATTGTAGGGTTATTTACGCCTCCTTGAGAAATCAATTGGTTGTCATCTACTACTCCAAAAGGGAAATTACTTCTCAAACCGTTAACTCTTCCGTCGGTTGGAATTACAGTATGCCCATCATCTACCATTGGGCTGTTTTCGTTGTAAACTGATTTTGGAATAATATGTTCCTTATTGTAGCATTCGCCTTCGCTACTAAAATTTCCTGCACATTCATCTACCGGGAAATTGTAGTTATAGGGATCTATACCATTAGGGTTTTCTGAATAAATATCTAAAATAGTTCCATCGTTTTCATAGTACAAGTCTATATCGCTTGTACCATAAAGATTATCTAAATTATCTCCTTGGTCGTTGTGTGTAAACTCTGTTGCTAGTCCATCGTTAATGTCATTGATGATTTGTTTTAATTGTGTTTTTAATGTATATCCAGTGCCTGTAGCGTGGTCATAATATCCAGACGGAGCTTGGGCAGCAATAGTTAGTGTTACGGTAAGTAATAGTAAAAAGTAGATGTGTTTCATTTTAGGAGTATTTTTAATTCTTTTCTAGTAGTGCCATGTAAAATCCGTCATAACCAGATTTGTGGGCTAATATTTTTTTATCTTTTACAAGTTTAAACGCTTTTCCGTGTACTGAAGTTAAGAAATTATCAATTTGTTCTTCATTTTCAGAAGGTAAAATGGAGCATGTTGCGTACACCATTTTGCCACCAGGCTTTACCATTTTTGAGTATTGCTCTAAGACCTCTGCTTGTGTCTTTTTAATATTATCGATAAACTCAGGCTTCAATTTCCATTTTGCATCAGGATTTCGTCTTAACACTCCTAAACCAGAACATGGTGCGTCAATCAATAAGCGGTCTGCTTTACCATGAAGTTTTTTTATTGGTTTTGTAGAGTCAATAACCTTCATCTCTATATTGTGCACACCATTGCGTCGCGCTCTAACTTTCAGTTTTTTTAGCTTACTCTCATAAATATCCATAGCAATGACTTGGCCTTTATTTTCCATTAGCGATGCTAGGTGCAATGTTTTTCCGCCAGCACCTGCACAGGCATCTACAACTTTCATGCCTGGTTTTACATCTAAGAAATCCGCTACTAATTGTGATGATGCATCTTGAACTTCGAACCAGCCATTTTTAAAAGCTTCGGTAATAAAAACGTTTGTACGTTCTTTAAGTTTTAATGCCCAAGGATGCCCTGGTAAAAACTCAGTTTCGATATTTTCAGATTGCAGTTTTAACTGCAGGTCTTTTTTGTTGGTCTTTAAAGTATTTACTCTTAAAATAACATCTGCCTGCTCGTTTTGCATGGCAATTTCATTAGTCCAAATGCGTTCACCAAGTTCCTTTATACCTAAGTCGTCCATCCAATCTGGTATAGATTCGCGATACTTTCTAATTTTGGAAAGTTCATCAAAACGCCCTTTAATTTTTCGAGTAGGTGTGTCTGTAAAATATTTCCAATCAGGCAGTTTTATACCTTTTAGTGTTGCCCAAACAGCAAATAATCTCCATAAATTATCTCTATCATAAGGTGCTTTTACATCAGCAATTTCTGAGTAGAGTCGTTTATATCTGACAATTTCGTACACAGTTTCTGCAACAAAACCTCTATCTCGACTTCCCCAGCGCTTATCACGCTTAAGTAATTGTTGTACAACCTTGTCTGCATACTCATTTTCATTGAAGATTTTGTGTAAACCATCAATAACTGCAAAACATAAATTTCTATGTAATCTCATTGCAAAAAAATTAGCATGCAAAGGTAGTATAAAAGTTGAGAAGTGCTACTGTATTACTATTTAGTCTTTGTTAATTAAAAAAGTGAGTACAAGTTTTTTATTGTTAATGCATCTAAATTAAATTGCATTGGTTTCTTGTAAAATAATTTGGAAGAAGAGAAGATAATAGAACAGTTAAAGCAAAAAAACACAGCAGTGTTTTCTCAACTTATTGATGATTATCAGCAAAAGGTTTTTGGCACTTGTTTGTCTTTTGTGCCTAATAAGGAAGATGCTGAAGATCTGGTGCAAGAAGTGTTTTTAGAAGTCTATAATTCTATCTCTAGTTTTAGGGGAAACTCTAAGCTTTCTACGTGGATTTATAGAATAACAACCAATAAGTGTTTGGCATTTATAAGAAAAAAGAATACCAAAAAGCGCACAGGTTTTTTAAAACCTTTGTTTAGTGAGGATTTTTCGATAGACAAGACTAATTATTTTACGGAGTTT belongs to Winogradskyella sp. J14-2 and includes:
- a CDS encoding RNA polymerase sigma factor, whose translation is MEEEKIIEQLKQKNTAVFSQLIDDYQQKVFGTCLSFVPNKEDAEDLVQEVFLEVYNSISSFRGNSKLSTWIYRITTNKCLAFIRKKNTKKRTGFLKPLFSEDFSIDKTNYFTEFNHPGFLLENKELNETLFRAINRLPENQASVFTLHKIDGKSYQEIAAITDKSVSSVESLMFRAKKNLQQLLYDYYKNEM
- a CDS encoding RsmB/NOP family class I SAM-dependent RNA methyltransferase; translated protein: MRLHRNLCFAVIDGLHKIFNENEYADKVVQQLLKRDKRWGSRDRGFVAETVYEIVRYKRLYSEIADVKAPYDRDNLWRLFAVWATLKGIKLPDWKYFTDTPTRKIKGRFDELSKIRKYRESIPDWMDDLGIKELGERIWTNEIAMQNEQADVILRVNTLKTNKKDLQLKLQSENIETEFLPGHPWALKLKERTNVFITEAFKNGWFEVQDASSQLVADFLDVKPGMKVVDACAGAGGKTLHLASLMENKGQVIAMDIYESKLKKLKVRARRNGVHNIEMKVIDSTKPIKKLHGKADRLLIDAPCSGLGVLRRNPDAKWKLKPEFIDNIKKTQAEVLEQYSKMVKPGGKMVYATCSILPSENEEQIDNFLTSVHGKAFKLVKDKKILAHKSGYDGFYMALLEKN